A stretch of DNA from Temnothorax longispinosus isolate EJ_2023e chromosome 2, Tlon_JGU_v1, whole genome shotgun sequence:
AAAACTCTTAAATAATACCACAATAATGGAaacagtataaaaaataaaagaagaacaGCTCAGAAGAAATATGccatatgttaaaaatattttatattttaaaaatataaaaaaaataaaaaaggagaatataaaacataaaaattattataaaatccgCTCTTGTAGTGCGGTTACAATTAAATCATTTTGACACAGAAATCTTTATGCGGAAGATTacgaaaatttaatgtaatatattaaaacaaatcttatatataatgaaacaGCTTACTCAGTTTTAACGGatgtaatttatatgtggATTAAAGCATAAACCGAGATGGTTTTagaatcatttattttcagaCTGCAGGCAATTGATATTTTACGAGGGGATTCGGTagaattcattaaaataatttcaagcgACGTACCGACGCAATAATCGCATGCCGGCCCAAGAAACAGGTGCACGCAATGCGAGTAGCTGTCGATCGCGCCGATTTGCGCGTACATCGCGTCGCAATGATCGTCTTGCGGCACGAACTTCAGCTTCAGCCAGTACGGTAACAGATTCCGCGATCTCGCTTCGTACTCCGCTAAATCTGTAAATGAGAAAGCCGATATGCTCTTCTGCACAGTGCACAGATTCGAACAAAGCTAAACTTGTGAGGGGTGGCGCGTggcaaaatttgattttattcaacTCCTCGCGTTTGCCGGTCCCAGTTCGTCTGATGAGATGCTCGCAGTAGCTCTTACCGAGGACCGGGAGGACCTTAGGCAGAGAGATATCGTATCTTGGATCCGCCGGCAGGAGAACGGCGACCCTCAGCTCGCAAGAAACGACGCCGTCGCGGTTCGTGCTGCACAACGCCTCGCAGTCGCGATGCAATTGCACCTCGCGGCACGTGATTTTGCCCTCCGCCCGATGTATCAGCCATAGGATCGTCAGCATGACGATCCTGCGGGAACCCATGGGTGCGAACCAGAAGGCGATCTCGGTGTATCAGATCGAGTCCTTTGTCACGCCGGATCGGGAATCGCGTCGAAGCATCGTCGTCCCGATGTCACCGGCGATCACGACGATAAACGTCTTTATCATCGCGAGACGAGCTCACCATGTGCGAGATCCTGATTCATGAGAACACTATTTCGCCGTCTCGCGATCGCGCCGCGGTCCTTGCGATTCATTCGCGCCGACACGTTCACGTTACACTCTCGAGTTCCTGCCGGTTTGTCCGACCGCATCGGCAGCTGTTTCACTTGCCGCTTCTTCTGGTTCAGCGGAGAGTATCGCCAAGCGGATTATCCTCTAACGAATTACGCGAATGCATTACACGGCTGTGTTACTTTGTCTCGTACGTTCGGCTTTATTACAATGGAACTACGAACAATGCAGATTGGAGCAAGTGAGCGCGGAGCTCGATAGGATATTACTGAGAATAGATGTTTTGTAAAATGATCACTTTTCCCTTACGGAAAAATACAGTAGAAAGACTACGATAGTTGCGAAAAAAAGTATACGAAACTATAgtaaatattgcagtaattgCTTTAGTTTCGTGTGCTTTTTTTCGCAACTATGCAACTTTTTCCATAAAGGTTCTCATTTTTAAAACCAggaataaatttcaaagtaaaagtgaaaactttaaattggatttaaataaaaggaaGAAATCCTTCtcgaattttttgagattccttaaaaattaaacttcaCCGAACGGACGTCAATTGTTTCTGATTTACTTACTTGTTGCACATTTCGTAAATAACGTATTTATGTAATGTCAACTGTAATCTACCGTTATCTATTATTTCGAGAACGCGTAGAACATCATCGAAgattacaataattgtaatCGAGCCGCGTTTATCGGAGACGTGACGTATTagttttaaaactatttagaTTCCATATCGCGGATATTTTTAAAGCGGTTATCGTACGCGACACCTCTCTCTCGCCGATCACTCCGGGAAATCTATCAGCGAACCTATACGCGCAATACGTGACCGCCGCGGCCGGGGAAAATATTTACGTGATGCGAGCTGCCACAATGAACACTACGCCGAATCTAGGTCCGACCAAACGAAGAAGATCCTTGCGTGACCCGTTCGCATTCGCGCCGGACGCGCATCGTCCCACGTTCCTTTGTTCGATCTCTCCCCCGAGCTTCGTCGAGCTTGATAAGcggggagaaagaaagaagagccCGCGGACGCTGCTCGACCGCGATCAACGAAAGAACACAATCAGAGGCGTACTATCAGACTaaatcgacttaaaaaatgCGTGGAGGAGCAGATTCCGATTCCGATTTCGGGAGTATCTGGACGCGCGAGGGAAGGGGAGGGGGATGAGCGACAGGAAGAGAGGCAGACATCGCGATTCACATCGGGATCGCCGGAAATACACTGACACCTCACGATCACGCGGCTGCCTTGTTCCCGGTGACAAGCGGAGCACTTACATACACACGCGTCTTTATCACGGATATCACGCGTCGATTGATAGTAGTTATCGAAAACTCCGACGTGCACGGCTCGCTCGGCTCTGCCCCCTCCCACGCGAATCATTCAGGGGGGTTGTCGGGGTCTATATTCCATCTCGAGAGGATCGAGTTTCCGTCGAGGGTTCCGCCCCTCAATCGCGTCAAGCGCTGCCTCGCTCGGAGAATCGTCTCCGGTGGTTGGTCTTCTCCTCATATTGTGCTAGCTCTGCCATTTTCCCGTTTGACGTTTCTTCCCCTCGATAGATATTTCCCCGTTTCTTCATCCGGTTCTCGGGATTGAACTGTCAATTCGGTTCGTAATGATTTTCTGCTCGTGTTTGTCTGGGATTcatgattatatgtatatagattgaAATTTACGATTGTCTGTTTCGgctgtttgattttttttcttaagcgTATAATAAAAGGGTAAAGTACGCTCTCTGTGTGTGtctttttaaagttattactataaagaaagagaaagagtttaatattttttaacataaaatgcGTTTATTACAATAGAGGGCGCctatatctttttctagttttttGTATAATGAACTTATTCAATTTAGCGAGCAGAAAATACCGAAACATCgtcatatgtaaaaaaaaaaacgtttcaaaAGACGCCTCGCTTATCGATCGCTATATACAAAAACACGACGCGAGTTCTTCATTCGAATTTTAACtccattttaatttaaacgcgCTAAACATTCGAACGCGCGTCACGGTTATTGattgaaacaatttaaaactgttttgatcaactatattttttattttattttacctttaaTTGCATACGAACACCAAAATGTCAGGTGCAATTTTGATTCACGACACGCTACCATTGCGAATGCGCGGTGTAGCGTCGTTTTCCGGAACTAGACGAATCACGTGCCCGATTTCTCTCTTTACACCACTTTACACGCCGCGGATCGGCAGATGTTTTTAGGAACGCGTTGTTGAGTTTAAATCGGCGGCTAGTATACACACGTGCGTTGagaaaatatctcaaataaaatgaaaataaaaaaaatcaggaaGCTAAAGCGCAAGAAGAAGTTCAATCCAAATGTGAATCGAAAGAGGATGCGAGATAAGCTACGGAAACTACCGGAGATCCCATGGTAAATTTCCTAACCTAGAATTTGTGTAACTGATACCCAACATACTGCAAAAGCTTATTGTAACATACCATAATCGctatttagtatttatttactCTATTACGTTTGACTTTTAGTGATCAAATAAAGAAAGCATGGGAGAACAAGATGTCTACTCGTGTCAATTTGAAAAAGATGGGTTTGGCGTATGACCCAAACGAGGCAGTGCGAATTCCTAATGTAAAGCACGAGATGCTGGAGGAGGCCAAGAGGAAAGTTGCGGGAAACGAGGATTCGGAACACAAGAGCGAAAAGATGAAGGTGACCGCGGCAAAGAGTTACGTGGCGGAGAAGCTGGAAGCCGAGGCAAAAGCTCCTAGAGAGCGATTTCTCAAATTACCGAAGGGACAAGCGCAGTTtcttacttatttaataacgAAGTACGGCGAAGATTACAAGGTGAGATTTTCTGCAAGTAAAGTCATCATTATCCCCACAAGAAGTAGATGATTATCTGCGTGTTCTCTGTACAGACAATGTCGAGGGACAAGAAGAACCATGATCAATTAACTTGGAAGCAAATACGAGCTAAGGTGAAAATGTTTAAAGGAATTCCAGAACAGTATAACAAATTTGTTCAAAATAGCGATGTACAGGTAGAGTCCTAACGtgcataaatgtatattaggattttgtttgtattttaaaattgagatTAACGTATATATGAGTCAATGACTTAATATGTACTTTTATAATTCATGCTAATTTGGCATAAAAATGGGTCACATCATGATGGAAATCAAGCAAAGTTTGTTACATTTGACAAAATGTATTggcaaataacaaataataattccgaatatatatatttgttatttcatcactttatataaatatatgctgATGCATTTCCTGTGATAGAACGTGTATTTGTAAACGGATTATATCACAAATACATGTTTTgctgtattttgcataattggATATGCGTATTAATGTTCGTGccaataaaatgttattttattttacactgaCAATTTAGtagtttacataaattaaagctTACTGCACGCGAATAAATATTGCgatcgaaatataatatttctcccTTCGCgcgttttattcaaatattttaaattatcttttatatgattttatgaaagatttattcgacaaaatagaaaatctaagacattctatataatttgatataaattttttgctatTAAACTTATGTAGGATGGTACGAGATAAAAACATGTGGTAGAAACAACTTGCTTTAATTATACAAGTACGTAAAATACGTGACACATAAAAAATTAGCGTTATCGATGTTGTTAGGCACCCTGTTTCCTGTTTGTGCCCTGAATGAAGAGGGGCGATGTTACCTCTGGCATAAACATTCGCAATCGCGCTGAAATTATTGGCATTATTCGAGAGTACCTATTCTTACATACGTATCCGAAATCCCTACAAATACAAATCAAAATACAAATCCTAGTTTGATTCAACGTCATCGCGGATGTCGATCCCTGAAGGAACGTAAGTCCAGTCTTATGAAAATCACGAAGTTCTGTTAACGCTTTCCGAAGGTATGCTCCGTCTTTTGGTCTCAGATCACTTTGTTTCTTAGACGTCCCAGACTCTCGATTTCGGTTTCAAGTACATCGCCACGCTGAAACACGCGATCGAGTGTAAAATACGCAGATTATACACACATgatgaagaatataatttaatttatttattaaatataagaacataCCTGCAAATATTCAGGTGGATTGCGTGTGAATCCTACACCAGCCGGCGTGCCGGTAAGAATCACGTCGCCTGGTAACAATGTcataaatctgaaatttttaattagcatCGTTATTGCGCGTATTCTCAATTACATCGTCGGCGTATCGTCGTGAAAAATACGAACTGCGAAAGATAGACGACTATTTCGTGAGGTTTGAAGATGAGCTCGCTGGTATTGCCGTCCTGTTTCAAATTGCCATTCACCCATGTCCTCACGGACAGATTGTTGATGTCGCATATCGCTTCCTTGGTGACCACGGCCGGGCCAAGAGGACAGAACGTGTCCATCGCTTTGCCAAGCAGGTATTGACCGCCGTTCCGCTTCGATTTCTGCCAGTCGCGCGCCGATATATCCTGCGCTACCGTATAACCGAAGATACAGTCCTCGACGTCGTCATTACTGAGGCCTTTGCATCTCTTGCCGATCACTATCGCCAGCTCGGCCTCCCAATCGACTTTCTGCAAATTTGAAAATCAATCATACTTTAATCCGGCTATACGACCGAGCGTGCGCGATTTCCGGAACGTACAAACATCACGTGCTGCATCCTAATTATTCAGAGTGTCAAGGACAAGCTACATAATGAATCAATGACGGTGTGTCGAACAATCGGACACGCGACCGCAATCCGGTATTCAAGCTACGGACCTCGCAAGAAACcgcttgtaaaaaaaaagctgcCGCAATAAAGCGCAATGTTCACGGCCTGAAATGGATATAACGAAAACGAAAGCGGGGGGTCGTGACGTAAGACGTAATCCCGGCGAACTAAAAATACACAGTTCCAGATACAACACGGAATCGACGCGATCAGAGGACACCCCGCGCTTCGACCCGGCCGCAGCGTTtcccttctcctcctcctcctctcgtTCGCCGTCGACTTACGTCCGAGATCTTCGGCAGCAGGATGTTGTCGCGCGGCCCGATGATGTTGCTGGGAAATTTGCTAAAGACTACCGGACTCTCCGGAGTCGGTATACCTTGCTCCAGACAATGTCCGCTGTAGTTGAGGCCGATGCAGGCGAGCTTATCCATCCGCGTGACCGGCGCCAGAAAGTTCACGTCGACCTCGGGCGTGATGCTCCGTCCCTCGGCGACTATTCTGTAATCAATCGTGCTCCAGTCAGCGTCATTTGGATTAGGCTTCGGAATCATCCGTTCAAAGTTAATCAACTTGCACGCGAGGCCTGGTTAAgcacgttttttttcttcctacGGTGTGAGTGTCTATAAGCTTCGCGGTATTAAAGGAGGCAGAAGGAAGCAGACGGCGAAGAACAGGAAAAGAGGAAATTCGGCCTATATTCGCATGCAGAAATGCGTCCCGCATTTCCTGTTCCATGCGCAATCTTGTTAATTGATAATCACTGTAATCGCTGTCGATGAGTGACATGCGATTCCAGCGGTTCTGTGTACGCAACAAACGGGCTTTCATAGGAGATCCGACCTACGGTAATAAGCGTGTAATAACGCTATTAATTACTCCTATGTCTAAATCTCATCAATTACTGCTGGCGTTCGATATCTCGCCGATAATTCCGTGCTGCTAAATTGATGCGGGTGCACCGAGCATGATTTACATTTCTATTGTGTTCCGCCGTGCCGCCGTTTCCGGTTAATTGCACCACAACGTACACGCCCGTAgtttttacaaatgttttccTCATTGATTTACGCTTCGCAAAGATAAGATTACGTAACAGAAAAACGTAACAGAGTTGCAGGCAAAGTCTTAAGTTGTCACGAAAGacgtgtaatataaattatcatttaactTGAATCTTTAAATTGGTGCGTCCTTTGTGCGTCAAAATTACCTTCACGACTTCTTTAAAGAGacattcaatattaataaagtataacatGCTCAttcaaataacttttattatatatggtaTCACATtctaaaagaagaagaatgctATTCTAATAAGTTCTGTTGATATAATtgcttcttctcttttctcaaAGGAATACCGCTCTTCTTCTTAAAATTGCAGAGGAAGgaactaattaataatatagaggAACATGTGAAAActgaataatttacaaatataatttacactaCTATTCTTATgatttattagtaaatatcATACACAACTATCATACGATTATAACATACTGCAagcagtaattttttatatagcttattacattataacatGAAAAGTGTGCGAAACATTCGAccttaacagaaaaaaaaaatgttatctcttctacaaataaaataatgttgcgTGGAGAAATGTTCATGCCTGTTTTTATGACCTGTGCCGAATTAACAGTAAACGAAAGCAACATTGCGTAAATGAATGTTCCGAAACTGGAAGCCTCAaaggaatataattaaacgaatATTGTATTAGCGAATCAATTATCGTCGTTTTTACCACTTGTCCCAGTTTGCGGGGAATTGATAGAGTCAAACACGTCGTCTGacatgatttataaattaaatttgaaagtaaaaatgaaagtacattttgtatttccatttacattttatatttccatttacttttaaattaattgatcaaTCGTGTCAGACGACGAACTGATAAATAAGGGCTCCTCCATTCACCGGAGCGTGCTGctttcacttaaaaaattttagttgtCCCAAAGAAGCTTGAGAGTCCGCCAATTGGCAGCGGTACAAGGCGCCGTCTCAAGTTAGTATTAACAGTTGCGTCTGATCGAGAGTTAGTTGCAATGATAAGACTCAATTGTTGAATGTCGCGCGATGCGTGATGCAAAAATCCGATGTAAAAACGCGCTATACGAAAGCTTAAAAGTTCCCTCAATGACAcgtatttattagtatttaagCGGGACTGCAATCGATAGAGGTGGTGTTTGCCGAGACTTAGCCGAGATCGATAAAAGTCGAACAACAGAAAACatgcaatatatgtatgtgatgATTTATAAATGTCACGTGATGACGTGACGCATAGCAATCTTCCATTAATGATCGAAAATAATTCACGAGGCACTTATGTGTGATTACAAGTTCGTCACGCGACATGTCCGGCTTTTTTTGTCAATCGTTATGTTCAGAGACGAATGTACAGATCGGTAATGAGATATAATGTGTATCttgagtatatatatttataaatgactgTTTCTCGTGTTTGGAAGGCCGTTTGTCCCGGAAattccaattaataatttggaTCGCGAGCAGGATGTCCATCGCCAAGCCAAATTTTTGATAAGGCGATAATCTTGTTTGTACGATTAAAATTCCGTTACGCAATCATCATATGATTGATTACATCATAGCATGTATACTGCTCCTCTCTCGTGTTTCAAATAAGTCACTTTCACGTCTCTTCCGCCGAACATGAAATATCGCGCAGAGGATTGTAACatgaatttatctttttttttcgttcgtCGAAAGAAGAAATTACTTTGCACGATTGCAAAGAATTGATTGAGTGCTTTGTATGTACCtacttcatttttaacaacttTCTGCAACTTTATTGGAAATATGCAACAATTCGGAATTTAGTAAAATACCCGTTAATAGCACGAATGGGAAATTCTAGACTGTTGGATAAACGTAATGTTGGATACAAAATCAATAAACTTGATAAGATATTGATAACAGTTGGAAAAAAGGAATTCGATTAACGAAGGTGCGGCTTCATATATCCTGGCGAAATGAGGATCAACGGCATCGTATATTATGTGCGTGGGCGAAGAACAAGTACAGATAACTAGCCGAAAGGGAAGAAAAAAGGGGGAATAACTACTTTATCACACGAATCGAATGCCGAAAGTGAAAGCACCAACCTCTCTACTGCCTTCCTTAGGTCGAAATCGTCGTCCCTGGCGAAACAAATTCACGTTGAGATCGGACACTTTCTTTTCTCGTATTACccgttaatatatataatagtagatatttcaaaaatgtatatcccaaaatcaaaaaagaaataacttGTAAAACAATACCAAGGTTAAACTTTTAATCATATATCACTCCAATCAAGAGACGAATTTAATTCCCAAGGTTCTTACAGTAGCATTACTATAATTgtgttctttctttctcgcacAACCTGTTATCAtaatactatatgtatatatcggAATATATATTCCagataggaaaaaaataacttgtaaAGTAATTCCGAGATCAAACTTCCAATCATATCAGTCCAATTTGacgtatttaattatcaagTTTTCTGGTCactatgataaaaaaaaccgtaATAGAGagtaattacaaaattgaagAGTAGCATTACTGTTATGTTGTTGTTTATCTACTCCAAATTATTTCCAGTCATAATTTGTCCACATTTTAGTGACAAGAAGTAACTACGTCATCACGTTAGACGATATTGTAATGTACAATTGTAATCTCTCGCGCGAAAATATAACAGACTCCTCACTCCTCCGAGACTGTTTGAAGTCTCCGGCTGTTTAAGTCGCTCTCCTACCTCTTGGCCTTCTTGACAAGATCATCGCCGCCCTCCAGAAACTTTTTCAGCGTGTTCGGTATCCGCGAGTCGACCGCGGACACGGCGATGATATCACCCCCCTGCTTCAGCTGGACCCCGAGATGCTGCGGGCCTCCGCTTTTGCTTGTGAACTGTACGAAcctggaaaaaatatatgccgCGTTAATCGATTAGGATAAGTCAAGTCGCGAGAGCCGGTCGGGATAATTATCGTGCCACGTTACGTCACGTGTGACCAGACTTTCTAAATGTGGCGCGTCTTTGATCATTTCGCGCTCGCCGCGGAAGCGGAACCGCGACAAGCGGTGAAACGTAACGAAACAGGTATGAGAGAACGATGAATTAAATCACACGTTATCGAGAACTCAATAGGTAATTGTACATGACAGTCGAGAAATCAAAATAAGttgaaatatatagttttgCTCTCTAAGAAATAATTCTCGCaatattcgtttttttttccttccttttttcccttaaatttatttcttgtaaaatgGCAGGAAGAAATAGATAATGTACGTCTAAATGTCAATTTCGTAATACACGTGCGTCCATTAAGATAAAAACGACATGTTTTATTAGTGTTTTCCACGTTGCGtctgtgtgtacgtgtgtgtgtgttttatttttaccaaCGTAGATGaacttttaatttcaatttaacttttacttttaatcttttcttaGTTCTGAAAATTagacgaaaataaaaagtgagttaaatcgaaattaaagttaatctgtgcattgatagaaatgaaCATTATATAGTCTTTCAAAATATAGCAATGAGTGACATTTCGAGATGCATTGCGTTGTGACTTGTAGTTCTCACGTTTCCGAGTCCTCTAAGAACCGTAATTATTGCTATCGCAAACTTACgactttggaaaaaaaaaacgcaattgATAAGGTAATTTTTTCCACGTGAAACTGCAGTTTTCATACCGCCAGACGTCTCTAATTATTTAGGAATAATTCCTGCGACGTTACCGATTTTCGTCCTTATTTATTCCCTTCTATACCCTTTCATTTAAGAATCAACCAATTATCATCCCGCGATCTTTATACGGGAGAAAGAAGATTTTCCGGTAGATCCCGGAGACGTAGCTTCAGATACGTTCTCTTTTAATAGAGACAGACGACGATGTGCGCGTGACTCCGGCAGACGTGGACGAACGGCCGAACCGTGAAATAGGACGAGCGTAGAGTATAATATTCACCATCTAATTTTCGTCTTTTAGAGAATCTAGAAATGTATCCAGTCAACAAAACGACTGAATAGCATTTCGAGATCCCTACGACGATCTCAAATGGAATCGGATTAGGAATTAGGAATACCGTTTTGAAATCGGAACAACGGTTTCTGGAGCATTGGGAATGTCGGGAGCGACAGCGACGAAATCGGGGGACGCTCGAAGGCTCGCCGATCACTCGAGGCCCGAAACATACCTTCCGCacgcccgccgccgccgtctgGTTACGGCCCTGGATTCCACACTACTCACAGTACTCACCTCATATCGAGCGCGCGGCTGACGGAGAAGTTTCGGCTGCCGGCAATGCTGGCGACGGCGAAACACGCATTGCCCTCGCTCTTCCCGCACGCGTTACCGAACGCGACACACGCTCTACCGAGCAGTCGTAATTTTCCACGATAGGGCATTTTTCGACGAACGTTATCGCCGATAGAGGTAAGAGGGCGAGCGGGGAGCGAAACAGAGAGAAACCGACGCGATTCGAGGGGCACAAACGTCGTGAGAGACGAGACGCAACTGAGATCACCGAGAGGCCACGGCCACGCTCTTTCGAGTGTCGTGCGGCACGTAGGGGGTACGACCACGTGACCCCTTGATAAAAAGGCGAAAAGGCTGATCGATGTGACTTTGGACAGGTCGACGCGGAAAAGGGAGAAAAGAGGAAACTACGAGGAAATTGTTGAATTTAATGAGATACTCGCGAGATGTACGATAAGatattacacaatattatCTTATCTTGAAGCGATATCGATCATGCCAATAAATAACATCTGCGACAGGAAACGTGAATCGCACGTATTTGTTAGGCACACAAATTTTGTCAATTACCAGCATTCTTACTGCAATGCATGGGGGAGAAGGAAATTTGCGTGAAGAGATGTTTTATATGTTCGATGGTAATTAATGTTttgttgtttatatatacCCAATAAGTAGCAGGATGACGTCCAAACACGTCTTGATAACGTATTGTTGACATTAAGACGTTATTTATACATCATTGTTGACGTCACTCTGTTTTACATGAATTGTAAAACAACTCAGTATCATGGATTATTTGCATTGCGTTTATTCTGATAGATGTATTTTACAATGCAGATCACACTGAATCGACGATTGGTCAATGCAATTCGCATTTAAAACAACCGCTTCAGAAAAGTAATAAACGcggaagaataaaaaatgaaaaacacaTGTGTAGTACgaacataatatatttgtcgTAAGTTATAACTTGTTTTCTTATTCGTCGGTAACATCACTTTTGGACTCGTACAAAACGCGCGTTCGCAGATTACATTTAAGAATAAGGtacaatgtaaaatttgtgTATCCGGATTTATTGCTACGTTCGCTGTATGTTTTTTGTTCTGTGAATGTCGAGGCAATTGCTTTCAGGTcttaacaaagaaaaagatgagTGAATACAAGACCTAAAACTAGCAATGCacgaatgataaaatatattcgtaGCACACAGCactcatatacatatatcttctCTCAAAACGTCAACCATACGTAATTATCAAAAACACAGTAGAGAATTCATTATACCaagatttagattttttacgttttttacgTTCCTCTTTGCCATTTTctataacaaaaaaagaattatatatcgaCCTATCGGGAGACGGTATTTTCACtaagaaggaaagaaaaagattactcactttcttcgtttacTTCATCAACGATAGTATTTTTTCCAAATTCGCCATAGCCAAAGCAACCTGCTAAGGGTACCTTGGGGAATAATCTTTTGAATATCGTTGATTCCACATTAGGTTCATGGTACATTGTAGTTCCGCGAGCTTTGCACGCAAACATAAATCCTATGGAATGTTTCTTTAACTTCACTTCATCCctaaataactttaattttgcTTCAGCTTGCTCCTTTGTGTTGCATTTCATGTCCAAAATCGTGGACCACGTCTGTATAGGACCAGTAATCAGGACAGCAACACAATATGCATCTATTTTATgcaacaatttctttttcgttttaCATGTATGTCGCATGTAAATATCTTGCACCACACCACCCCATACagaaacaattttatcttctttccTGGACATAtgtgaagaaaaataaacatgtGTTATCAAATATTAGCAA
This window harbors:
- the LOC139808554 gene encoding nucleolar protein 16, translated to MKIKKIRKLKRKKKFNPNVNRKRMRDKLRKLPEIPCDQIKKAWENKMSTRVNLKKMGLAYDPNEAVRIPNVKHEMLEEAKRKVAGNEDSEHKSEKMKVTAAKSYVAEKLEAEAKAPRERFLKLPKGQAQFLTYLITKYGEDYKTMSRDKKNHDQLTWKQIRAKVKMFKGIPEQYNKFVQNSDVQVES
- the LOC139808552 gene encoding oxaloacetate tautomerase fahd2, mitochondrial isoform X2; amino-acid sequence: MPYRGKLRLLGRACVAFGNACGKSEGNACFAVASIAGSRNFSVSRALDMRFVQFTSKSGGPQHLGVQLKQGGDIIAVSAVDSRIPNTLKKFLEGGDDLVKKAKRIVAEGRSITPEVDVNFLAPVTRMDKLACIGLNYSGHCLEQGIPTPESPVVFSKFPSNIIGPRDNILLPKISDKVDWEAELAIVIGKRCKGLSNDDVEDCIFGYTVAQDISARDWQKSKRNGGQYLLGKAMDTFCPLGPAVVTKEAICDINNLSVRTWVNGNLKQDGNTSELIFKPHEIVVYLSQFMTLLPGDVILTGTPAGVGFTRNPPEYLQRGDVLETEIESLGRLRNKVI
- the LOC139808552 gene encoding oxaloacetate tautomerase FAHD2B, mitochondrial isoform X1 — translated: MPYRGKLRLLGRACVAFGNACGKSEGNACFAVASIAGSRNFSVSRALDMRFVQFTSKSGGPQHLGVQLKQGGDIIAVSAVDSRIPNTLKKFLEGGDDLVKKAKRDDDFDLRKAVERIVAEGRSITPEVDVNFLAPVTRMDKLACIGLNYSGHCLEQGIPTPESPVVFSKFPSNIIGPRDNILLPKISDKVDWEAELAIVIGKRCKGLSNDDVEDCIFGYTVAQDISARDWQKSKRNGGQYLLGKAMDTFCPLGPAVVTKEAICDINNLSVRTWVNGNLKQDGNTSELIFKPHEIVVYLSQFMTLLPGDVILTGTPAGVGFTRNPPEYLQRGDVLETEIESLGRLRNKVI